The following coding sequences lie in one Desulfitibacter alkalitolerans DSM 16504 genomic window:
- a CDS encoding cytochrome b/b6 domain-containing protein, whose product MQKIMEQPLAIRIFHWSFVGATLIVLLTSFLKVFREYNFLNWPDTTTSFYHQTSGLLLFFLIIFRIYYSLISGMWTYDIPIKKEFASFLELSRYYAFLTEQKPPVFPKYNIAQKLTFLSWFFVVLIQTITGLILAFPEESKTIVSLVFGNLQMVRVIHFLTFAYFVITIIPHVYLVLVEDPAKLQAMFTGYLQRKE is encoded by the coding sequence TTGCAAAAAATCATGGAGCAGCCCCTGGCCATAAGAATTTTTCACTGGTCGTTTGTGGGAGCAACACTTATCGTACTTCTAACTAGCTTCTTAAAGGTATTTCGGGAATATAATTTTCTAAACTGGCCCGATACAACTACAAGTTTTTATCATCAAACCTCTGGCTTGCTGCTATTTTTTTTAATAATTTTTAGGATATACTACTCTCTCATCTCTGGCATGTGGACATATGACATACCTATAAAGAAAGAGTTTGCATCCTTTCTAGAGCTGAGCAGGTATTATGCCTTTCTGACAGAGCAAAAGCCCCCTGTTTTTCCAAAGTATAATATTGCCCAAAAGCTAACCTTTCTCAGTTGGTTTTTTGTAGTATTAATTCAAACCATAACTGGACTTATACTAGCCTTTCCGGAAGAAAGTAAGACAATTGTGTCTTTAGTTTTTGGAAACCTGCAAATGGTTAGGGTGATTCATTTTCTTACCTTTGCTTACTTTGTTATCACCATAATTCCTCATGTTTATCTGGTTCTAGTTGAAGACCCTGCAAAGCTCCAGGCAATGTTTACCGGATATTTGCAAAGGAAGGAGTAA
- a CDS encoding nickel-dependent hydrogenase large subunit, whose protein sequence is MKKITISPLTRINGTWQLDVYVENGVIKEALSSGTFFRGLEEILQKRDPRDASYLTARICGICSVAHSITSTTAIETGVNHEVPKNATLIRNLLYGSDILQNHLRQIYVLSILDYVEGPDRPPFTPRYTKGYRLPKALNAELLGHYFKSIDLHRKAHEMVTLWGGKAPHNHGVVFGGATVHPTSGILKIFTSMLDDIRQFIYNELFYDLEVLSRYYDDYYQLGSTRGNFIAYGMFPKTGDKKDLHFSDGIVFNLSHDIQELDEKKIAEYVRYSYYSQNREALHPTQGITRENYPKEDAYSWIKAPRYKGEPFETGPIGRLWISSKYRRGSSTLDRIYARALETKIVSDLMLEWVNQLEPGKPIHNPATLPANFQGAGLTEAMRGALGHWITVRNGKITHYQIVTPSAWNCSPKDNRGIRGPVEEALIGTPIEDVNNPIEIGRIVRSFDPCLSCAVHTIEGNKNINTFCI, encoded by the coding sequence ATGAAAAAAATAACAATCAGCCCGCTTACCAGGATAAATGGAACATGGCAATTAGATGTGTATGTAGAAAATGGAGTTATAAAAGAAGCCTTAAGCAGCGGAACATTCTTTAGGGGCCTGGAGGAGATATTGCAAAAGAGGGACCCTCGAGATGCATCTTATTTAACTGCTCGCATATGCGGCATCTGTTCAGTGGCCCATTCTATAACCTCTACAACTGCAATTGAAACTGGAGTAAACCATGAGGTGCCTAAAAATGCCACATTAATACGCAATCTTCTTTATGGCTCAGATATTTTACAAAACCATTTAAGACAAATATATGTGCTTTCTATTTTAGATTATGTAGAAGGTCCTGACCGTCCTCCCTTTACACCAAGATACACTAAAGGGTATCGACTGCCCAAGGCCTTAAATGCCGAGCTTCTTGGTCACTATTTTAAAAGTATTGATTTACATAGAAAAGCTCATGAAATGGTTACCCTCTGGGGCGGAAAAGCCCCTCATAATCATGGTGTAGTATTTGGAGGTGCAACAGTACATCCTACTTCAGGTATATTAAAGATTTTTACCTCAATGCTGGATGATATCAGGCAGTTTATCTATAACGAGCTATTTTATGATCTTGAGGTTTTAAGCAGGTATTATGATGATTATTACCAATTAGGAAGCACCAGGGGAAATTTCATTGCTTATGGAATGTTCCCTAAAACTGGTGACAAAAAAGATCTGCACTTTTCTGATGGAATTGTATTTAATTTAAGTCATGATATTCAAGAATTGGATGAGAAAAAAATTGCAGAGTATGTGAGGTATTCCTATTATTCTCAAAATAGGGAAGCCCTGCACCCCACCCAGGGCATTACAAGAGAAAACTATCCCAAGGAAGACGCATATTCCTGGATCAAGGCCCCAAGATATAAGGGGGAGCCTTTTGAGACCGGACCCATTGGCAGATTGTGGATAAGCAGCAAATATAGGCGGGGTTCTTCAACTCTAGATAGAATTTATGCAAGAGCATTAGAAACTAAAATAGTAAGTGATTTAATGCTGGAGTGGGTTAACCAGTTAGAACCAGGCAAGCCTATCCATAATCCAGCCACCCTTCCTGCAAATTTTCAGGGGGCAGGCCTTACTGAAGCCATGAGAGGAGCCCTGGGACATTGGATAACTGTTAGAAATGGCAAGATTACCCACTATCAAATTGTCACCCCTTCTGCATGGAACTGTTCTCCAAAGGATAACAGGGGAATAAGAGGGCCAGTTGAAGAGGCTCTAATTGGTACACCAATTGAGGATGTAAATAACCCAATTGAAATAGGTAGAATTGTAAGGTCCTTTGATCCCTGCCTTTCTTGTGCTGTTCATACTATTGAGGGAAATAAAAACATAAACACTTTCTGTATCTAG
- a CDS encoding hydrogenase small subunit, with protein MLTRREFVKLCAAGFATAAFPQLLMPHLSKAVEYLGKRPPVIWLELNTCTGNFLSFLNTMDPGLLKIINEMIDLRFSNQLMVAEGYTAIKTLYEIPERFPGEYILIAEGTIATKAQGKYGVIGNKLDGTPLTQLEAASYFSTKAKYVIAAGTCAAFGGPFAANPNPSNSQPLHKVVKEQVINVPGCPIHPDWLVGTLTHLLLYGMPDLDADNRPKDFYGKLIHDHCPRRNHFNNGNFAKHPGDVGCTFLIGCKGPVTFSDCPTRQWISTHNSWPVEANTPCIGCVSPGFPDQMSPFFVHLPNINVPGTAVNIKTFGLLAGGAALVGIGGHLLFSIVKGRVHKNLVGGTQTSHVGEELVNKLEKDKEKESMINDLRKTADKTTYFQKETKVKHRLSKNKKSTGFLAAVTRKLMNKGKLK; from the coding sequence ATGCTTACAAGACGGGAATTTGTAAAATTATGTGCAGCAGGATTTGCTACTGCAGCCTTTCCACAGCTTTTAATGCCGCATTTATCTAAAGCTGTGGAATATCTTGGTAAACGACCACCTGTCATTTGGCTGGAATTAAATACGTGTACAGGCAACTTTCTTTCCTTCCTAAATACAATGGATCCTGGCTTGTTGAAGATTATTAATGAAATGATTGACCTTAGATTCAGCAATCAACTGATGGTGGCTGAAGGATATACAGCCATTAAAACACTATATGAAATACCGGAAAGATTCCCTGGGGAATACATCTTAATTGCAGAAGGCACCATTGCCACTAAGGCTCAAGGAAAATATGGGGTTATAGGCAACAAACTAGATGGCACACCCCTTACTCAATTGGAGGCTGCAAGTTATTTTTCAACAAAGGCAAAGTATGTCATTGCTGCAGGAACATGTGCGGCTTTTGGGGGGCCCTTTGCAGCTAATCCCAATCCCAGCAACTCCCAACCACTTCACAAGGTTGTTAAAGAACAGGTTATAAATGTACCTGGCTGTCCGATTCATCCTGATTGGCTGGTTGGAACTTTAACACACTTATTGCTTTATGGCATGCCAGACCTGGATGCAGATAACAGACCCAAGGATTTTTATGGAAAACTCATACATGATCACTGCCCTAGAAGAAACCACTTTAACAATGGTAATTTTGCAAAGCATCCAGGCGATGTCGGATGCACTTTTTTAATAGGCTGCAAGGGACCTGTTACCTTTTCAGACTGCCCAACCAGACAGTGGATAAGCACCCATAACAGCTGGCCAGTTGAAGCTAACACGCCTTGTATTGGGTGTGTAAGTCCAGGCTTTCCTGACCAGATGTCTCCCTTCTTTGTCCATCTGCCCAATATCAATGTACCCGGCACTGCTGTAAACATAAAGACCTTTGGGCTGCTTGCAGGTGGAGCTGCCCTTGTGGGAATAGGTGGGCACTTGTTGTTTAGCATTGTCAAGGGGAGAGTTCATAAAAACCTTGTTGGCGGAACCCAGACTAGCCATGTAGGAGAAGAATTGGTTAACAAACTAGAAAAGGACAAGGAAAAAGAAAGCATGATAAATGATTTACGAAAAACCGCAGATAAAACTACTTACTTTCAAAAAGAAACAAAGGTTAAACATAGATTATCAAAAAACAAGAAATCCACAGGCTTTCTGGCTGCCGTGACCAGGAAATTAATGAATAAGGGGAAACTGAAATGA
- a CDS encoding FMN-binding protein, with translation MERKRRNKISISTYIRNIAIVSLLIALIYSYGFIRNKVELDLYKHFPDFENIELLSSNPLIFEAYSSESGIIEYITIAEADGYGGPLFLAVLINQDGIIKEIVLLDHKEDLSFLLKIEGQGFFERFKNNGITDVLGNQHNVDAVSGATVSSDAIAKAVILGSYNVGKTVLDLDLKLKQKVWSFGINEIILILLYCLVLVSIYKSSRKLQYLALLIGGLFLGFYLNSAISIANFASLFLGYTPPIKERTFWWLLIVGTLGLTLLLGKNIYCHGMCPFRTVQEVLAKVGGGYIKADNKNLRYIRPIKYILTWIALMIAFLAANPALVNYEPFPTMFGLQGVGMQWFILPIVVFASMFIFRFWCRFFCPVGVLLDIASKVRGAIRDIIGGENPWKKRDLKQEKS, from the coding sequence GTGGAACGAAAACGCCGAAACAAGATTTCTATTTCTACCTATATAAGAAACATTGCCATAGTATCATTATTAATAGCTTTAATTTATAGTTATGGATTTATAAGAAATAAGGTTGAATTAGACCTGTATAAGCATTTTCCTGATTTTGAAAACATTGAACTCCTTAGCAGTAATCCGCTAATATTTGAAGCATACAGCAGTGAAAGCGGTATTATAGAGTATATTACAATAGCTGAGGCTGATGGGTATGGCGGCCCCCTTTTTCTAGCTGTTTTAATAAATCAGGATGGAATAATCAAGGAAATAGTCCTACTTGATCATAAAGAAGATCTATCATTCCTGCTAAAAATAGAGGGTCAAGGTTTTTTTGAAAGGTTTAAAAATAACGGAATAACTGATGTTTTGGGCAATCAACATAATGTTGATGCTGTAAGTGGGGCAACTGTGTCCTCTGATGCGATAGCAAAAGCAGTTATTCTTGGTAGTTATAATGTCGGCAAAACTGTTCTTGATCTAGACTTAAAATTAAAACAAAAAGTTTGGAGCTTTGGCATAAATGAAATAATTCTTATTTTGCTGTATTGTCTGGTATTGGTTAGTATATATAAGTCTTCAAGAAAACTTCAATACCTTGCTCTGTTAATAGGCGGTTTATTCCTGGGTTTTTACCTTAATTCTGCAATATCAATAGCAAATTTTGCTTCATTATTCTTGGGGTATACTCCTCCCATCAAAGAAAGAACTTTTTGGTGGTTATTAATAGTTGGGACACTAGGGTTAACCTTGTTATTAGGGAAAAATATATACTGCCATGGGATGTGCCCCTTCAGGACAGTACAGGAAGTACTAGCAAAAGTAGGTGGGGGGTATATAAAAGCAGACAATAAAAACTTACGTTATATTAGGCCAATTAAATATATACTAACATGGATTGCATTAATGATAGCCTTTTTGGCAGCCAATCCTGCTCTTGTAAACTATGAGCCTTTTCCAACCATGTTTGGGCTCCAGGGAGTAGGAATGCAGTGGTTTATTCTGCCCATTGTTGTTTTTGCTTCAATGTTTATTTTTAGGTTCTGGTGTCGCTTTTTTTGTCCAGTTGGTGTGCTGCTGGATATTGCCTCAAAGGTAAGAGGTGCCATTAGGGATATAATAGGAGGAGAAAACCCTTGGAAGAAAAGAGACTTAAAGCAGGAGAAATCATAG
- the tatA gene encoding twin-arginine translocase TatA/TatE family subunit — MFGILPTIGPMEIILILIIVLIIFGPGKLPQVGKSLGKAIRDFRGSVKEVEDVVKLDDDKEDKKEKS; from the coding sequence ATGTTTGGAATACTGCCAACAATTGGGCCCATGGAGATTATTCTTATACTGATTATTGTCTTAATAATCTTTGGTCCTGGAAAACTTCCACAAGTAGGCAAATCTCTTGGTAAGGCCATTAGAGATTTTAGAGGATCGGTAAAAGAAGTGGAAGATGTTGTTAAGCTAGATGATGATAAGGAAGATAAAAAGGAGAAAAGCTAG
- a CDS encoding reductive dehalogenase: MSKEKKEISQEASPSIGISRRDLFKGTAVVGAGTALTMATAKTVEASSNAKPVEARKNWYVKTVSQITTPYDLSKTKRFDERNGSVRGPGYRNYVGDAKENERAEAAKELRDRGIREEIPGWTLLDQALASASGMSSFANSTFLQWTPVQATTPQERGYDPYNVAPEIAAKHLKHAARALGAAKVGITALRKEWTYSVGGDGRRIEFENVNEPYETEEKRVIPEKVKNMIVLLIPQPVDAIYLHQTAIGGSYTGNIAYRLGAWTIGALAEFIRWLGYTAIPCQNNTFITVPHAIEAGMGELGRHNRMVCPDYSLNNRLFPIATDMPLAHDKPIDFGLIDFCKTCMKCAEHCPAKAISFEREPTWETKGPWNNPGHKAWFDDAVKCRWNMTIESCANCQASCTYTKKNDTVIHAAIKGTIANTRALNGMFVRFDDMFGYGFAKDPKKWWDIDLPRFGHYEL; this comes from the coding sequence ATGTCTAAAGAAAAAAAAGAGATCTCACAAGAAGCTAGTCCAAGTATTGGTATCAGCAGAAGGGATCTTTTTAAAGGGACTGCTGTAGTGGGTGCGGGAACAGCCCTAACTATGGCAACTGCAAAGACAGTAGAGGCTTCAAGTAATGCAAAGCCTGTGGAAGCAAGAAAGAACTGGTATGTAAAAACAGTAAGTCAAATTACCACTCCATATGATCTTTCCAAAACCAAGAGATTTGATGAAAGAAATGGTTCAGTGAGGGGGCCGGGTTATCGCAACTATGTGGGTGATGCTAAGGAAAATGAAAGGGCTGAAGCTGCAAAGGAGTTAAGAGATAGGGGAATAAGAGAGGAAATCCCCGGCTGGACTCTTTTAGATCAAGCCCTGGCAAGTGCCTCGGGAATGAGTTCTTTTGCCAATTCAACTTTCCTACAATGGACACCTGTTCAAGCTACTACACCCCAGGAAAGAGGCTATGACCCATATAATGTTGCACCAGAGATTGCCGCCAAGCATCTTAAGCATGCAGCCAGAGCCCTTGGGGCTGCAAAGGTGGGAATAACAGCCTTGCGCAAGGAATGGACCTATAGTGTTGGTGGAGATGGACGCAGAATAGAATTTGAAAATGTAAATGAGCCTTATGAAACTGAAGAAAAAAGGGTAATCCCTGAAAAGGTAAAAAACATGATTGTTTTACTAATACCACAGCCAGTAGATGCCATATACCTGCACCAAACTGCAATAGGTGGAAGCTATACAGGCAATATTGCATATCGACTTGGGGCCTGGACCATTGGAGCACTGGCCGAGTTTATCCGCTGGCTGGGTTATACAGCAATTCCATGCCAAAACAATACTTTTATTACAGTACCGCACGCCATTGAAGCAGGCATGGGGGAGTTGGGCAGACATAATAGAATGGTCTGTCCTGATTACAGTTTAAATAATAGATTATTCCCAATAGCAACGGATATGCCTTTAGCCCATGACAAGCCAATTGATTTTGGATTGATTGATTTTTGCAAAACCTGTATGAAATGTGCTGAGCACTGTCCGGCTAAAGCAATTAGTTTTGAAAGGGAACCTACATGGGAAACTAAGGGGCCATGGAATAATCCCGGACATAAAGCATGGTTTGATGATGCAGTTAAATGCAGATGGAATATGACTATAGAAAGCTGTGCTAACTGCCAGGCATCCTGCACTTACACCAAGAAAAATGATACGGTAATCCATGCTGCTATTAAAGGGACAATAGCAAACACAAGGGCATTAAACGGGATGTTTGTTAGGTTTGATGATATGTTTGGATATGGATTTGCCAAGGATCCAAAGAAATGGTGGGATATTGACCTGCCTAGATTTGGACATTACGAATTATAA
- a CDS encoding ATP-binding protein encodes MEKQKDKLINQIHLEVLYEFSNIITISPSCTCILEDLLEMIINGYQGEDAAVFIKGRDKHLKPLANINGLLDMRFPYGLFSNVFAGETSIYDAACLKEYISLKDLANHTLITVPLRISHEVVGIFLLLRKGNKALPKSQMTLLEIMANEISLALGMEIAKKTIDDLKDCGVSVLESLAEGVIIENAEQIIFCSQRAVELLDLKHPIQTYNNLEEHLFNISKEPVKTQIYLETGKSINNDFYSYEIETKSGKYLKISRFIIKGRNHNIPSYGYLFNDITRDKEMDRFKNDLIAMVSHELRTPLTTIKGISGTLLRKDVTWDEDAKTSFLMDISDECTRLNNFIQKLLDISKIDASALKLHKGLITVDKLISKIENFIKIYYRQIPESNFIIENYISDILEIDEERITQVFMNIIENSIKYGRKNVKINIKVDYYDEKAILFLIMDNGPGIKSSDLNKVFDKFYRCSKDSSLKGTGLGLAICKGFIEAHGGSIWAKSNGNKGTSIYFTLPINTQSKEGDCK; translated from the coding sequence ATGGAAAAGCAAAAGGATAAATTAATAAACCAAATACACCTGGAAGTTCTCTATGAGTTTTCAAATATTATTACTATTTCGCCCAGCTGTACATGTATTCTAGAGGATCTTTTAGAAATGATAATAAATGGCTATCAAGGAGAAGATGCAGCAGTATTTATTAAGGGTAGAGACAAACATCTTAAGCCATTAGCCAATATTAATGGCTTGTTAGATATGCGATTCCCATATGGGTTGTTTTCTAATGTATTTGCAGGCGAAACCAGTATATATGATGCTGCTTGTCTCAAGGAGTATATTTCTCTAAAAGACTTAGCTAATCATACTTTAATAACAGTACCTTTAAGGATTTCCCATGAGGTTGTAGGGATCTTTCTTCTGCTGAGAAAAGGCAACAAAGCTTTGCCTAAAAGCCAAATGACTTTACTTGAAATCATGGCTAATGAAATTTCTTTGGCTCTAGGGATGGAAATAGCCAAGAAAACAATAGACGATCTTAAAGACTGCGGTGTATCTGTTTTGGAAAGTCTGGCAGAAGGAGTGATCATAGAAAATGCTGAACAAATTATTTTTTGTAGTCAAAGGGCTGTAGAATTGTTAGATTTAAAGCATCCAATACAAACTTATAATAATTTGGAAGAACATTTGTTTAATATTAGTAAAGAACCTGTCAAAACACAAATCTATCTAGAGACTGGCAAATCCATAAATAATGATTTTTATTCATATGAGATTGAAACTAAATCTGGCAAGTACTTAAAAATTAGCAGATTTATTATTAAAGGCAGAAATCATAATATTCCAAGTTATGGGTATCTGTTTAATGATATTACCAGAGATAAGGAAATGGATAGATTTAAAAATGATCTCATAGCAATGGTTAGCCATGAACTGCGAACTCCCCTGACCACTATAAAAGGGATCTCTGGAACTTTATTAAGGAAGGATGTAACCTGGGATGAGGATGCTAAAACTTCTTTTTTGATGGATATTTCTGACGAATGCACTCGTTTAAATAACTTCATTCAGAAACTTTTAGACATATCAAAAATTGACGCTTCAGCTCTTAAGCTGCACAAGGGCTTAATTACAGTTGATAAGCTTATTTCCAAAATAGAAAATTTTATTAAGATCTACTATAGACAGATACCAGAATCTAATTTCATAATTGAAAATTATATTAGTGATATTTTAGAAATTGATGAAGAAAGAATAACGCAGGTTTTCATGAATATCATAGAAAATTCAATTAAATACGGCAGGAAGAATGTTAAAATTAATATTAAAGTAGATTACTATGATGAAAAAGCCATATTATTTCTAATAATGGATAATGGCCCGGGTATTAAATCAAGTGATCTGAATAAGGTTTTTGATAAGTTCTATAGATGTTCTAAAGATTCATCTCTTAAAGGAACAGGATTGGGTTTAGCCATCTGCAAAGGATTCATAGAAGCCCACGGGGGCAGTATATGGGCTAAGAGTAACGGCAATAAAGGAACCAGTATATATTTCACCCTTCCAATAAACACCCAATCCAAGGAAGGTGATTGCAAATGA
- a CDS encoding response regulator transcription factor: MKNKILVVEDEEKILRFIKANLVASGYKVYVAKDGQSALDLYEKYLPEIILLDVKLPKLDGFEVLRRIRGFSDVPVILVTVKDSSIDIVQGLELGADDYITKPFEINELLARVKAVLRRIKDEDILLENEIVVGDLTVNFLRHEVFVKREEVKLTFTEFKLLGELVKNKGCVLTHEVLLTKVWGHEYRDETHYLRVCVAKLRQKLGLTEGIPGWIHTIPTVGYKLLE, from the coding sequence ATGAAAAACAAAATATTAGTTGTTGAAGATGAAGAAAAAATACTACGCTTTATAAAAGCTAACCTGGTTGCCAGTGGGTACAAAGTATATGTGGCCAAAGACGGCCAAAGTGCCCTGGACCTATATGAAAAATATCTTCCTGAAATTATCTTGCTGGATGTGAAGCTGCCCAAGCTAGATGGCTTTGAGGTTTTAAGAAGGATAAGGGGGTTTTCAGATGTACCAGTAATCCTGGTTACAGTTAAGGATAGTTCTATTGATATAGTACAGGGACTTGAATTAGGAGCCGATGACTACATTACCAAGCCCTTTGAAATAAACGAACTCCTTGCAAGGGTAAAAGCAGTACTTCGCAGAATAAAGGATGAAGATATTTTACTGGAAAATGAAATTGTTGTTGGAGATTTAACTGTTAATTTTTTAAGACATGAGGTCTTTGTCAAGAGAGAAGAAGTTAAGCTAACTTTTACTGAATTTAAACTTCTAGGTGAACTTGTAAAAAATAAAGGTTGCGTTTTAACTCATGAGGTACTCTTGACAAAGGTATGGGGCCATGAATATAGGGATGAAACCCATTATCTAAGGGTATGTGTGGCTAAACTCCGACAAAAGCTGGGATTGACAGAAGGGATACCTGGCTGGATACATACTATTCCAACTGTTGGTTATAAATTATTAGAATAG
- a CDS encoding reductive dehalogenase: MNKAANINEMYGIKKNYKRFNQQFNIMTQTLWNAEFSALENTRRTNLLEHVQQSKEGYSEYEYALANGVLKYLHKTGYGLNICDKYGNTWTSNEETNRASLPEKEMTMYLKKTALMLGASEVGIGILDRRWVYSHWLDDETKNSYPIIFSDDDVKYASIGKPTLLDDKTRVIPKELTLAIVLLFEMEYDFLIHAPGLLSFINSLHVYEKMVAATSILAETIRGLGFQAIPSINCTALSIPLAIDAGLGQMGRNGKLINPQFGSRCRIAKIITDLPLLTDNPIDFGVTKFCEACKKCARHCPANAITSKPKSSQVLDETMNPGYLRWVLNHKKCFQYWSECGTNCNICMAVCSYNRGYKWTKGLLNGFDKSTMDTILETLEDESLKPSSKNSKDFWKKLKNPRKN, translated from the coding sequence ATGAATAAAGCTGCCAATATTAACGAAATGTATGGAATTAAAAAAAATTACAAAAGGTTTAATCAACAGTTTAATATAATGACCCAGACTCTTTGGAATGCTGAGTTTTCTGCCTTGGAAAATACCAGGAGAACCAATCTGCTAGAGCATGTACAGCAGTCAAAAGAGGGCTATAGTGAATATGAATATGCCCTGGCTAATGGAGTTTTAAAATACCTGCATAAGACAGGATATGGGCTAAATATCTGTGACAAGTACGGTAACACCTGGACATCAAATGAAGAAACCAATAGAGCTTCTCTACCTGAGAAAGAAATGACCATGTATCTAAAAAAAACTGCATTAATGCTTGGCGCCAGTGAGGTTGGCATAGGTATTCTTGATCGCAGATGGGTCTATTCCCACTGGCTTGATGATGAAACCAAAAACTCTTATCCTATTATTTTTTCTGATGATGATGTTAAATACGCTAGTATTGGCAAGCCCACTTTATTAGATGATAAAACTCGTGTCATACCTAAGGAGCTAACTTTAGCTATAGTCCTTTTGTTTGAAATGGAGTATGACTTTTTAATTCATGCACCAGGGCTTTTATCATTTATTAACAGTTTGCATGTTTATGAAAAAATGGTTGCTGCCACCTCAATTTTAGCTGAAACAATTAGAGGTCTTGGCTTCCAGGCTATACCCAGCATAAACTGCACAGCCCTTAGCATTCCCCTTGCAATAGATGCTGGGTTGGGTCAAATGGGTAGAAACGGCAAGCTTATTAACCCACAATTTGGTTCACGATGTAGAATAGCAAAGATTATCACTGATCTGCCATTGCTCACAGACAATCCAATTGATTTTGGAGTAACAAAGTTTTGTGAAGCTTGTAAAAAATGTGCAAGACATTGTCCGGCTAATGCAATCACCAGCAAGCCAAAATCCAGCCAGGTTTTAGATGAAACCATGAATCCAGGATATTTAAGATGGGTGCTCAATCATAAAAAGTGTTTTCAGTATTGGAGTGAATGTGGCACAAATTGTAACATATGTATGGCCGTTTGTTCTTATAACCGGGGTTATAAATGGACAAAGGGACTATTAAATGGCTTTGATAAATCTACCATGGATACAATACTGGAAACCCTGGAAGATGAGAGTCTTAAACCCTCAAGCAAAAATAGCAAGGATTTTTGGAAAAAATTAAAAAATCCAAGAAAGAATTAG
- a CDS encoding AEC family transporter, with amino-acid sequence MFISVILPIIIIFSAGFAAQKAFKLHIKSISTMAIYLMFPPLVFRTFYDNPLSLNYLYIFLYTVALTGIFIIIIKGIGLWKNYPDEKQNALILAVGFMNNGNYGIPLVLFAYGAGGLDYIVPIMIFHTVLQITIGVYYAAKGKTSFKSVVRSVGSMPMMHAVYLGILWGALSLPMHESIYGAISLIADAAIPTIMLALGMQLAEIKVKNIEWSTMSLAVFLRLVVSPVIAFLMVWYLPIDLLLRKIMVLAAATPTAAISSMLAIQYDCNPQLVSAITLITTFLSMGTVLIVLLLLG; translated from the coding sequence ATGTTCATATCAGTTATTCTGCCAATTATTATAATCTTTTCTGCTGGGTTTGCTGCACAAAAGGCTTTTAAGCTTCATATTAAGTCAATTTCTACCATGGCTATATATTTAATGTTTCCGCCCCTGGTATTTAGAACCTTCTATGATAACCCATTAAGTTTAAACTACTTGTATATCTTTCTATACACGGTGGCCTTGACTGGAATTTTTATTATAATAATCAAAGGAATAGGGCTATGGAAAAATTACCCTGATGAAAAGCAAAATGCTTTGATTCTTGCTGTTGGATTTATGAATAATGGTAATTACGGAATACCTCTAGTGTTATTTGCTTATGGAGCAGGAGGCCTAGATTATATCGTTCCCATTATGATATTTCATACTGTACTGCAGATTACTATAGGCGTATATTATGCTGCAAAAGGCAAAACAAGCTTTAAAAGTGTAGTTAGAAGTGTTGGCAGCATGCCCATGATGCATGCTGTATATCTCGGAATACTCTGGGGGGCTTTGTCACTGCCAATGCATGAGAGTATTTATGGAGCCATCAGTTTGATAGCTGATGCAGCTATTCCAACTATCATGCTGGCGCTAGGAATGCAGCTTGCAGAAATAAAGGTCAAGAATATTGAGTGGAGTACAATGTCCCTGGCGGTTTTTTTAAGGTTGGTGGTATCGCCGGTAATTGCTTTTTTAATGGTATGGTATCTGCCAATAGATCTGCTGTTGAGAAAGATAATGGTGCTGGCAGCTGCAACACCTACAGCTGCCATATCTTCAATGCTGGCCATTCAGTATGATTGCAATCCGCAGCTGGTTTCAGCTATCACTTTAATAACCACCTTTTTGAGCATGGGAACTGTATTGATAGTTCTACTCCTGCTCGGCTGA